One segment of Streptomyces sp. NBC_00576 DNA contains the following:
- a CDS encoding S1 family peptidase, whose translation MRHARRRIVRRATRLAAVGGVILGGLMVTQAVATEPPQVNLPFSSARAAGTTGSDLVTELGTDRTAGSWIAADGKPVVAVTDAEAAAEVEKAGARAKVVDHSMNDLKSATQTLRSAPRVAGTAWAVDYTKNEVVVQADSTVSAADWAKLSAVAKDLGGSVRMERSGGTFTTRINAAQPILSTGGRCSAGFNVTNGSADFILTAGHCGPNGSVWFADTGGSTEIGKTISSSFPINDYSLVQYNGGSAGDGADVVAIGNGRGVRITGAADPTVGQKVFRSGSTTGLRDGKVTGLNATVNYPEGTVSGLIETTVCAEAGDSGGPLFSEGIALGITSGGNGDCKSGGTTFFEPVTEALTALNVRLIGQTGQAGQAAAPAPSASATQSAVAPGDAQPGSVAPVTGGSAGEALLDRLADPKNVGPGLLIVGGSLIALVATRWFRVEQDRRDYRRSYSATWS comes from the coding sequence ATGAGGCACGCACGACGACGGATCGTCCGGCGAGCGACACGGCTGGCGGCCGTCGGCGGAGTCATCCTCGGCGGATTAATGGTCACCCAGGCTGTGGCGACCGAGCCGCCGCAAGTCAACCTGCCCTTCAGCTCCGCCCGGGCGGCCGGCACCACCGGCAGCGACCTCGTCACCGAACTCGGCACCGACCGTACGGCGGGCAGCTGGATCGCGGCCGACGGGAAACCGGTCGTCGCGGTGACCGACGCCGAGGCGGCGGCGGAGGTCGAGAAGGCGGGCGCCCGCGCCAAGGTCGTGGACCACAGCATGAACGACCTCAAGTCGGCGACGCAGACGCTGCGTTCGGCGCCGCGGGTGGCAGGCACGGCATGGGCGGTCGACTACACGAAGAACGAGGTGGTCGTCCAGGCCGACAGCACCGTGTCGGCCGCCGACTGGGCCAAGCTGTCCGCGGTCGCCAAGGACCTCGGCGGTTCCGTGCGCATGGAGCGGAGCGGTGGCACGTTCACCACCCGTATCAACGCGGCGCAGCCGATCCTGTCGACCGGCGGGCGCTGCTCCGCGGGCTTCAACGTGACCAACGGGTCGGCCGACTTCATCCTCACGGCCGGTCACTGCGGGCCCAACGGTTCGGTGTGGTTCGCGGACACCGGGGGCTCGACGGAGATCGGCAAGACGATCAGCAGCAGCTTCCCGATCAACGACTACTCGCTGGTGCAGTACAACGGCGGCTCGGCCGGTGACGGCGCCGATGTCGTCGCCATCGGCAATGGCCGGGGCGTTCGCATCACGGGTGCGGCCGATCCGACCGTCGGCCAGAAGGTGTTCCGCAGCGGCAGTACGACCGGGTTGCGCGACGGGAAGGTGACCGGACTCAACGCCACGGTCAACTACCCGGAGGGCACGGTGTCGGGCCTGATCGAGACCACCGTGTGCGCCGAGGCGGGCGACAGCGGCGGCCCGTTGTTCTCCGAGGGCATCGCGCTCGGGATCACCTCGGGCGGCAATGGCGACTGCAAGAGCGGCGGTACGACGTTCTTCGAGCCGGTGACCGAGGCGCTGACCGCGCTCAACGTCCGGTTGATCGGCCAGACGGGTCAGGCAGGTCAGGCGGCCGCTCCGGCGCCGTCCGCGTCGGCCACCCAGAGCGCCGTCGCTCCCGGAGACGCCCAGCCGGGCTCGGTGGCGCCGGTGACAGGTGGCTCCGCCGGGGAGGCGCTGCTGGACAGGCTCGCGGACCCGAAGAACGTGGGGCCGGGACTGTTGATCGTGGGCGGCAGTCTGATCGCCCTGGTCGCCACGCGATGGTTCCGGGTGGAACAGGACCGGAGGGACTACCGCCGGTCCTACTCGGCAACCTGGAGCTGA